A window from uncultured Desulfobacter sp. encodes these proteins:
- a CDS encoding sigma-54 dependent transcriptional regulator has protein sequence MKGRLLIVDDDTAHLSMLETLLKSLSYTIECVKDGSDAIRQVQQTPYDLVLMDVRMANVGGMEALKEIKHFNPATPVIMMTAYSSVDKAVEAMRLGADDYLTKPLNFEELKLSIERVTQHLKLSLENSQLKEQLLGQGDFSRIIGTSPAIREVIDTAKIAAPTDANILISGESGTGKELFAKAIHTNSKRKDKSLISVNCAALSETLLESELFGHEKGAFTGADKPRDGLFISADKGTIFLDEIGEIPLSMQVKLLRVLQEKEIQKVGSDKVTNIDVRVITATNKDLEKEVEAGTFRQDLFYRLNVINVKVPPLRDRADDIPLLAKKFLDRYTRENTKDIKGFTPMAMDALVKYGWPGNVRELENIIERAIILCLGQYISEKDLPANVLKDYEPDDIIGQDLAGGGKTLDEIETIALIETLRQTKGNKTEAAKILNITRTTLNNKLKRHNLDLDKILPANL, from the coding sequence ATGAAAGGCCGATTACTGATTGTTGATGACGACACGGCTCACCTGTCGATGCTGGAAACCTTATTAAAGAGCCTTTCGTACACCATTGAATGTGTCAAGGACGGTTCTGATGCCATCCGGCAGGTGCAACAGACCCCCTATGACCTTGTTCTCATGGATGTCAGGATGGCCAACGTGGGCGGCATGGAGGCCCTCAAAGAGATCAAACATTTTAACCCGGCCACCCCAGTCATCATGATGACCGCATATTCGTCGGTGGATAAGGCCGTTGAGGCCATGCGTCTGGGGGCTGATGATTATCTGACCAAGCCTTTGAATTTTGAGGAACTTAAACTTTCCATTGAGCGGGTCACCCAACACCTGAAATTGTCGTTGGAAAACAGCCAGCTTAAAGAACAATTGCTGGGCCAGGGCGATTTTTCCAGAATCATCGGTACAAGTCCGGCCATCAGGGAGGTCATAGATACGGCTAAAATTGCCGCGCCCACAGATGCAAATATTTTAATCTCCGGGGAGAGCGGTACCGGTAAAGAGCTGTTTGCAAAGGCCATTCACACGAACAGTAAACGAAAAGATAAGTCTTTGATTTCGGTGAATTGTGCGGCATTAAGTGAAACCCTGCTGGAATCCGAATTGTTCGGCCATGAAAAAGGGGCGTTCACCGGGGCGGATAAACCGCGTGACGGTCTTTTTATTTCAGCGGATAAGGGTACGATTTTCCTTGATGAAATCGGCGAGATCCCCTTGTCCATGCAGGTAAAGCTGCTCAGGGTCCTCCAGGAAAAAGAGATCCAGAAAGTGGGTTCCGATAAGGTGACTAACATTGATGTGCGTGTGATTACGGCCACCAACAAAGATCTGGAAAAAGAGGTGGAAGCGGGAACTTTTCGCCAGGACCTGTTTTACCGGCTCAACGTCATCAATGTAAAAGTGCCGCCCCTGCGGGACAGGGCCGATGACATTCCTTTGCTTGCCAAAAAATTTTTAGACAGGTACACACGGGAGAACACCAAGGATATTAAAGGGTTTACCCCCATGGCCATGGATGCCCTGGTTAAATACGGCTGGCCGGGCAATGTGCGGGAACTTGAAAATATCATCGAACGCGCCATTATTTTGTGCCTGGGGCAGTATATCAGTGAAAAAGATCTGCCTGCAAACGTGTTAAAGGATTATGAACCGGACGATATAATCGGTCAAGATCTCGCCGGAGGCGGAAAAACCCTGGACGAAATCGAAACCATCGCCCTTATTGAGACACTGAGACAGACCAAAGGCAACAAAACCGAAGCGGCTAAAATTCTTAATATAACAAGAACCACATTAAACAATAAGCTTAAGCGGCACAATCTGGATCTGGATAAGATTTTGCCGGCAAATCTATGA
- a CDS encoding GntR family transcriptional regulator, which yields MLNPDSPIPLYHQICEQLQSRIREGVYSPGQMIPSETELSKSYGVGRPTVRQAMDILVQRGLIQRKRGSGTFVKEPSPQIDLFSLAGTSQAFSTKGVPTQKKVIKPLEKKTVKGDVANPFHEKAAFVMSRLTVARDEPVLLEDIFLDPDLFAGIDDMDLGDKSLSQVVSERFYLTPSDGTQQFQVETLNEHRATLLGMSPLDSILVVRRLLNFPKAPGAVYSVLFCRTDRFAFAQTIKNQL from the coding sequence ATGCTGAATCCGGACTCCCCCATCCCCTTGTATCATCAGATTTGTGAACAACTTCAGTCCCGTATCCGGGAGGGTGTTTATTCGCCCGGGCAGATGATCCCTTCCGAAACGGAACTGTCTAAATCATATGGGGTGGGCCGCCCCACCGTGCGCCAGGCCATGGATATTCTGGTGCAACGGGGCCTGATTCAAAGAAAACGTGGCTCCGGAACCTTTGTAAAAGAACCCTCCCCGCAAATTGATCTCTTCTCCCTTGCAGGTACCTCCCAGGCATTTTCAACCAAGGGGGTTCCCACGCAAAAAAAAGTCATTAAGCCTCTGGAAAAAAAGACCGTTAAAGGCGATGTGGCAAATCCGTTTCACGAAAAAGCCGCCTTTGTCATGTCCCGTCTCACCGTAGCCCGGGATGAACCCGTGCTGCTGGAGGATATTTTTTTGGATCCGGACTTGTTTGCGGGAATTGACGATATGGATCTCGGGGATAAATCTTTGTCCCAGGTGGTGTCGGAACGGTTTTATCTCACACCTTCGGACGGCACCCAGCAGTTCCAGGTGGAAACCTTGAACGAACACCGGGCGACTCTTTTGGGTATGTCGCCTCTGGATTCGATTCTGGTGGTCCGGCGGCTGTTGAATTTTCCCAAAGCGCCCGGCGCGGTCTATTCGGTGTTGTTTTGCCGCACGGACCGGTTTGCCTTTGCCCAGACCATTAAAAATCAACTGTAA
- the trpB gene encoding tryptophan synthase subunit beta encodes MKHRGYYGAFGGAFLPEILVATFEELDERFRQAKEDPGFWETYENLMATYSCRPTPLTYAENLTRHFGGAKIYIKREDLNHTGAHKANNVMGQGLLVKKMGKTRVIAETGAGQHGVATATMAAKFGFDCTIYMGEVDVLRQRPNVFWMEQLGATVVPVTDGTRILKDAINEAFRDWVTNMDNTHYVLGTACGPHPFPEMVSWFQSIIGKEARAQIMKAEGRLPSKVFACVGGGSNAMGIFQGFMDDPVEIVGVEAGGEGIASGRHASRLCSDDASPGIAQGYKTYFLQNSDGQMKETHSISAGLDYVGVSPILANMRDEGKARFEYATDTEVVDALKLTMQLEGIIPALESSHAFAGAFKEAGNMSKDDIIIINQSGRGDKDIFTVADAIDDPKWKEFICAKAGEYQND; translated from the coding sequence ATGAAACACCGTGGATATTACGGCGCCTTTGGCGGGGCGTTTTTACCCGAAATCCTTGTGGCCACCTTTGAGGAACTGGATGAACGGTTCCGGCAGGCCAAAGAAGACCCGGGGTTTTGGGAGACATATGAAAATCTGATGGCAACATATTCCTGCCGTCCCACGCCCTTGACCTATGCCGAAAACCTCACCCGTCACTTTGGCGGGGCGAAAATTTATATTAAACGCGAAGACCTCAATCACACCGGTGCCCATAAGGCCAACAACGTCATGGGCCAGGGGCTTTTAGTCAAAAAGATGGGTAAAACACGGGTGATTGCCGAAACAGGAGCAGGGCAGCACGGGGTGGCCACGGCCACCATGGCCGCCAAGTTCGGATTTGACTGCACCATTTACATGGGTGAAGTGGATGTCCTGCGACAGCGCCCCAATGTGTTCTGGATGGAGCAGCTCGGCGCCACTGTGGTGCCGGTCACCGACGGCACCCGGATTCTCAAGGATGCCATCAACGAGGCGTTCAGGGACTGGGTCACCAACATGGACAATACCCATTATGTATTGGGAACCGCCTGCGGCCCCCATCCCTTTCCTGAGATGGTCTCCTGGTTCCAGTCCATTATCGGCAAAGAAGCCCGTGCCCAGATCATGAAAGCCGAAGGCCGGCTACCGTCCAAGGTTTTTGCCTGTGTGGGCGGCGGCTCCAATGCCATGGGGATTTTCCAGGGGTTTATGGATGATCCCGTGGAAATTGTGGGGGTTGAAGCCGGCGGCGAAGGCATTGCCTCGGGGCGCCATGCCTCCCGGCTTTGTTCCGACGATGCCAGCCCCGGCATTGCCCAGGGGTATAAAACCTATTTTCTGCAGAACAGCGACGGCCAGATGAAAGAGACCCACTCCATCTCCGCGGGGCTGGATTATGTGGGGGTTTCTCCCATCCTTGCCAATATGCGGGATGAAGGCAAAGCCCGGTTTGAATATGCCACGGACACCGAGGTGGTGGACGCCCTGAAACTGACCATGCAGCTGGAAGGCATTATCCCGGCCCTGGAATCCTCCCACGCCTTTGCAGGGGCTTTCAAGGAAGCCGGAAACATGTCCAAGGATGACATCATCATCATCAACCAGTCCGGCCGGGGGGATAAAGACATCTTCACCGTGGCCGATGCCATCGACGATCCCAAATGGAAAGAATTTATCTGTGCCAAAGCAGGAGAATATCAAAATGACTGA
- the trpA gene encoding tryptophan synthase subunit alpha, whose product MTDKNTSTPAPDFLETYIREQRRKKEILLMTHIVMGYPSFDASFEIVRQMVDAGVDLMELQIPFSEPMADGPVILKANQAALDSGATVAQCFEFAQKVSESFDIPFLFMTYGNILYKYGMDAFAARMAKIGVKGAIVPDLPPEEAGDYLAAMKKHDLSAVYIFSPETSDQRMKMIDTHAGGFIYCLARKGVTGKETQFSSDMGTYLARCQKNTRLPTAVGFGVKEKADVDFLVGKTDIAVVGSQTIREVEQKGVDATGPFISSLIK is encoded by the coding sequence ATGACTGATAAAAATACTTCAACACCTGCCCCCGACTTTCTGGAAACCTATATCCGGGAACAGCGCAGGAAAAAAGAGATCCTGTTGATGACCCATATTGTCATGGGATATCCCTCCTTTGACGCTTCCTTTGAAATTGTCCGGCAGATGGTGGACGCCGGCGTGGATTTAATGGAGCTTCAGATTCCGTTCTCTGAACCCATGGCCGACGGGCCGGTGATTCTCAAGGCCAACCAGGCCGCCCTGGACAGCGGTGCCACCGTGGCGCAATGCTTTGAATTTGCCCAAAAAGTGTCGGAAAGTTTTGACATCCCGTTTCTGTTCATGACCTATGGCAACATTCTGTATAAGTACGGCATGGATGCCTTTGCCGCCCGCATGGCGAAAATCGGGGTAAAAGGGGCCATTGTCCCGGATCTTCCCCCGGAAGAGGCGGGTGATTATCTGGCCGCCATGAAAAAGCACGATCTGTCCGCCGTATACATCTTTTCTCCGGAAACCTCGGACCAGCGCATGAAAATGATCGACACCCATGCCGGCGGTTTTATTTATTGTCTGGCCAGAAAAGGGGTGACCGGCAAAGAGACGCAATTTTCATCGGACATGGGCACCTACCTTGCAAGGTGCCAAAAAAACACCCGCCTGCCCACGGCCGTTGGATTCGGGGTAAAGGAAAAGGCCGACGTTGATTTTCTGGTGGGCAAAACAGATATTGCCGTGGTGGGCTCCCAGACCATCCGTGAAGTGGAGCAAAAAGGGGTGGATGCCACTGGGCCGTTTATCAGCAGTCTCATCAAGTAA
- the mtnA gene encoding S-methyl-5-thioribose-1-phosphate isomerase, protein MNVDGKQMRPIWFDDNSKTVKVIDQRRLPHELIVEDLTTNDQVIHAVKEMYVRGAPLIGATGALGVYVILVQEGNQGAADVWFKAECARLRDARPTATNLAWAVDRVMEKVLATSGYDARVGVALKEALDIVEEEAVNCQRIGEFGLSIIKEIADKKNGEPVNILTHCNAGWLACIEYGTATAPMYTAFDAGIDIHVWVDETRPLNQGSRLTAWELGKHGIKHTVITDNAGGHLMQHGMVDLVIVGTDRTTRAGDVANKIGTYLKALAARDNNVPFYVALPSSTFDWTITDGVKDIPIEERDPDEIKYVQGLCDGKITSVLVPPANSPAANHAFDVTPARLVTGFITERGICGASEDEIMALFPEKKINGV, encoded by the coding sequence ATGAATGTGGATGGAAAACAGATGCGGCCCATCTGGTTTGATGATAATTCGAAAACCGTTAAGGTCATAGACCAGAGACGCTTGCCCCATGAGTTGATTGTGGAAGACCTGACAACCAATGATCAGGTGATTCATGCCGTCAAGGAGATGTATGTCCGGGGGGCTCCGTTGATCGGTGCCACCGGGGCGCTGGGTGTTTATGTTATTCTGGTGCAGGAGGGCAATCAGGGTGCGGCCGATGTTTGGTTTAAGGCTGAGTGTGCCCGTCTTCGCGATGCACGGCCCACTGCCACCAACCTGGCCTGGGCCGTGGACCGGGTCATGGAAAAAGTGCTTGCCACATCCGGATATGATGCCCGGGTGGGTGTTGCCTTGAAAGAAGCCCTGGATATTGTGGAAGAAGAGGCGGTGAACTGCCAAAGAATCGGTGAATTCGGTCTGTCAATCATCAAAGAGATTGCCGACAAGAAAAACGGTGAACCGGTCAACATTTTGACCCACTGCAATGCCGGGTGGCTTGCATGCATTGAGTACGGCACGGCCACAGCGCCCATGTACACCGCCTTTGATGCGGGTATTGATATTCATGTCTGGGTGGATGAAACACGGCCCTTGAACCAGGGGTCGCGTTTGACCGCCTGGGAGCTTGGTAAGCACGGTATTAAGCATACCGTAATCACGGATAACGCCGGAGGGCATCTGATGCAGCATGGCATGGTGGACCTGGTCATTGTGGGTACGGACCGTACCACCCGGGCCGGTGATGTGGCCAATAAAATCGGCACCTATCTCAAGGCCTTGGCTGCCCGGGACAACAATGTGCCCTTTTATGTGGCGCTGCCCTCATCTACCTTTGACTGGACCATCACCGATGGTGTAAAAGATATTCCCATTGAAGAGCGGGACCCGGACGAGATAAAATATGTTCAGGGGCTTTGCGATGGAAAAATTACATCGGTCCTGGTGCCCCCGGCGAACAGCCCGGCGGCCAACCATGCATTTGATGTGACCCCGGCCCGTCTTGTGACCGGTTTTATCACCGAACGCGGCATCTGCGGTGCCAGTGAAGATGAGATTATGGCATTGTTCCCAGAGAAAAAAATAAATGGTGTTTGA
- a CDS encoding Lrp/AsnC family transcriptional regulator — protein sequence MTTSLTDLEKKVISLLQTDIPVCKRPYLVMAEQIGISEEEFLDVLSGLHDRNMIRRFGATLKHQKSGFKANAMVAWNVPEDRVEEVGAIMASFREITHCYRRDPAPGWDRNLYTMVHGASEEECFAIAAKVSKATGEKDYTLLFSRQELKKTSMQYFEN from the coding sequence ATGACAACATCCCTCACAGACCTGGAAAAAAAAGTAATTTCACTGCTGCAGACCGATATTCCGGTCTGCAAGCGCCCCTATCTTGTGATGGCCGAACAGATCGGCATTTCAGAGGAAGAATTCCTTGACGTGCTCTCCGGTCTCCACGACAGAAATATGATCAGACGGTTCGGCGCTACCCTTAAACACCAGAAATCAGGGTTCAAGGCCAATGCCATGGTGGCCTGGAATGTGCCCGAAGACCGCGTGGAAGAGGTGGGCGCTATCATGGCCTCCTTCCGTGAAATTACCCATTGTTATCGAAGAGATCCTGCGCCAGGGTGGGATAGAAATTTGTACACCATGGTTCACGGCGCATCCGAAGAAGAATGCTTTGCCATTGCGGCAAAGGTTTCAAAAGCCACAGGTGAAAAAGATTATACCCTGCTGTTTTCCCGTCAGGAGCTGAAAAAAACCTCCATGCAGTATTTTGAAAACTGA
- a CDS encoding radical SAM protein has translation MKTDPPHILCVNPWVHDFAAFDFWARPLGLFTIAAILRENGVRVSLLDCMNRFHPRRTKRVKVCWDGRGPFDKTPIPLPEVLETQLGDTAGNFTRYGALIEWIEQDISEMDRPDLILVTSLMTYWATGVAETIAVLKKRFPGVPVVLGGIYASLCEDHARKYAGADEVVTGPAEPVLADLVKAYTGYTLSSIPNPADLDAVPFAALDLQGTMAYAPILTSRGCPFSCEYCASSVLEPRFRRRSPENVFQEICHWHNNFQVNNFAFYDDALLINPERYAFPLLERIIDEKMELFFHTPNALHIKEISAKAADLMFKAGFKTIRLGLETADFSNHRHDIKVKQNEFFTAVENLRAAGFEKDQLGAYLLCGLPDQDLDEVEGSINQVKRLGLTPVLAYYTPIPHTAMWADAVKNARFDITAHPALTNNSLFPCVRSQQDLDRISQLKKMLK, from the coding sequence TTGAAAACTGATCCACCCCATATCCTTTGCGTTAATCCCTGGGTCCATGATTTTGCCGCCTTTGATTTCTGGGCCCGCCCGTTAGGCCTTTTCACCATTGCCGCCATTCTGCGCGAAAACGGTGTGCGCGTTTCGTTGCTGGACTGCATGAATCGGTTTCATCCCAGGCGAACCAAGCGTGTCAAGGTGTGCTGGGACGGTCGCGGCCCCTTTGATAAAACCCCGATTCCCTTACCCGAGGTCCTTGAAACCCAACTGGGAGACACCGCCGGTAATTTCACCCGGTATGGGGCTTTAATAGAGTGGATTGAACAGGATATTTCGGAGATGGATCGGCCTGATTTGATCCTGGTTACTTCGCTTATGACTTACTGGGCCACGGGGGTGGCCGAAACCATTGCAGTGCTCAAAAAGCGGTTTCCCGGCGTGCCCGTCGTGCTGGGCGGTATTTACGCAAGCCTGTGTGAAGACCATGCCCGGAAGTATGCCGGGGCAGATGAGGTTGTCACCGGTCCGGCCGAACCTGTTCTTGCAGATCTGGTTAAAGCTTATACCGGGTATACCCTGAGCTCCATACCGAACCCGGCCGACCTTGACGCCGTGCCCTTTGCCGCCCTGGACCTCCAGGGCACCATGGCCTACGCCCCGATTTTGACTTCCCGGGGGTGCCCCTTTTCATGCGAATACTGCGCCTCATCCGTGCTTGAACCCAGGTTCCGGCGACGCTCCCCGGAAAATGTCTTCCAGGAGATCTGCCACTGGCACAATAATTTTCAGGTGAACAATTTTGCTTTTTACGATGATGCCCTGTTGATCAACCCGGAACGATACGCCTTTCCTCTGCTTGAACGCATCATTGATGAAAAGATGGAGCTCTTTTTCCACACCCCCAATGCCCTGCACATCAAAGAGATTTCTGCAAAAGCGGCGGATTTGATGTTCAAAGCAGGCTTTAAAACCATCCGTCTGGGACTTGAAACCGCAGATTTTTCAAACCACCGCCACGATATTAAGGTGAAGCAGAATGAATTTTTTACGGCCGTGGAGAACCTGCGTGCTGCAGGGTTTGAAAAAGATCAGCTGGGGGCCTATCTTTTATGTGGACTGCCCGACCAGGATCTTGATGAGGTGGAGGGGTCCATCAACCAGGTCAAGCGCCTGGGACTCACCCCGGTTCTGGCCTACTACACCCCCATTCCTCACACCGCCATGTGGGCGGATGCCGTAAAAAATGCCCGGTTTGATATAACTGCCCATCCGGCCCTGACCAACAACAGCCTGTTTCCCTGTGTGCGCTCCCAACAAGATCTGGACCGCATTTCCCAATTGAAAAAGATGCTGAAATAA
- a CDS encoding DUF1178 family protein: MIVFDLECVNGHVFEGWFDDRDDLNRQQEQGLLQCPVCDSLSVSPKLSAVAIRKSASPGRYGPQQEMASQAQLDAMAEFAEKMTKYVENNFEDVGSSFAKEALEMHYGAKEFKQIRGTTTQEEEKTLEKEGVPTFKIPTFKKDNEDLN; this comes from the coding sequence ATGATAGTATTTGACCTTGAATGCGTTAACGGGCATGTGTTTGAAGGCTGGTTTGACGACCGGGATGATCTGAACCGGCAGCAGGAGCAAGGCCTTCTGCAATGCCCGGTGTGTGACAGTCTGTCCGTCAGCCCCAAGCTTTCCGCCGTGGCCATACGAAAATCCGCATCCCCGGGCCGTTACGGGCCCCAGCAGGAGATGGCGTCCCAGGCGCAACTGGATGCCATGGCCGAGTTTGCAGAAAAAATGACGAAGTACGTTGAAAATAACTTTGAGGACGTCGGCTCATCCTTTGCCAAAGAGGCGTTGGAAATGCATTACGGGGCCAAGGAGTTCAAACAGATCCGGGGCACCACAACCCAGGAAGAGGAAAAGACCCTGGAAAAAGAAGGGGTGCCGACATTCAAAATCCCAACATTCAAAAAAGATAACGAAGACCTCAATTAG
- a CDS encoding zinc ABC transporter substrate-binding protein — protein MKKLSIFFIVISMVVVACGQAMAQTPVSVFVSIVPQQYFVQQIGKDKVDVSVMVQPGASPATYEPKPMQMAKLSNARLYFSIGVPFETFWLDKIASANPDMTIIHTDQGIEKLPMAVHHHEDEHPADHHDESAMSEDDHDDEDDHGHGGLDPHIWLSPKMVKIQAGHILDALSAEDPENKDFYTENCNAFIKKIDALDQDLGRMLKHNAGMQFMVFHPSWGYFARDYNLKMIPIEIEGKDPKPAKLQALIAHARNEGIKVIFVQPQFSTKSAQLVAGEINGQVIPADPLALDWLGNMKKVAEQFKEVLK, from the coding sequence ATGAAAAAGCTTAGTATATTTTTTATTGTTATTTCAATGGTTGTTGTTGCTTGCGGGCAGGCTATGGCACAAACGCCGGTCTCCGTGTTTGTCAGTATCGTACCCCAGCAATATTTTGTGCAACAAATTGGCAAAGATAAAGTGGATGTTTCCGTGATGGTCCAGCCAGGCGCAAGTCCGGCCACATATGAGCCAAAACCCATGCAGATGGCAAAATTATCCAACGCCCGTCTCTATTTTTCCATTGGGGTGCCCTTTGAAACCTTTTGGCTGGACAAAATTGCATCTGCCAATCCGGACATGACAATTATCCACACAGACCAAGGCATCGAAAAGCTGCCCATGGCTGTGCACCACCACGAGGACGAACACCCGGCCGATCATCATGATGAGTCGGCTATGTCAGAAGACGATCATGACGACGAAGATGATCATGGCCATGGCGGACTGGACCCCCATATCTGGCTCTCCCCAAAAATGGTAAAAATCCAGGCCGGGCACATCCTGGACGCCCTGTCCGCCGAAGATCCTGAAAACAAAGATTTTTATACGGAGAATTGTAATGCCTTTATTAAGAAGATTGATGCCCTGGATCAGGATCTGGGCCGAATGTTAAAACACAACGCGGGCATGCAATTTATGGTGTTTCATCCGTCGTGGGGGTATTTTGCCCGGGACTACAATTTGAAAATGATCCCCATTGAAATAGAAGGCAAGGATCCCAAACCTGCCAAACTGCAGGCGTTGATCGCCCATGCCAGAAACGAAGGTATCAAGGTGATTTTTGTCCAGCCCCAGTTTTCAACGAAAAGTGCTCAACTTGTGGCCGGTGAGATTAACGGGCAGGTTATACCGGCTGACCCCCTGGCCCTGGACTGGTTGGGCAATATGAAAAAAGTGGCAGAACAGTTTAAGGAGGTTCTCAAATAG
- a CDS encoding ABC transporter ATP-binding protein, whose protein sequence is MDFSYNGEAILSNINLTIREHDFIGVIGPNGGGKSTLLRLILGLLKPDRGKIRVLGDRPGKNTQALGYVPQNVHINGHFPITALDVVLMGCLGRGGRFGQARRTRKECEKDGLVTLERLGMGRYARKKIGELSGGQRQRVFIARSLMSQPRLLFLDEPTASIDSRGQEEFLTLLEILNKDVAIVVVTHDLFAVSRYVKSVACVNHGLHYHSQEEIKGQMLETMYECSVEDTCRMQVLSQVLPGTSAVNKGGADGNP, encoded by the coding sequence GTGGATTTTTCCTATAATGGAGAAGCGATTCTTTCCAACATTAATCTGACCATTCGGGAACATGACTTTATTGGCGTTATCGGACCCAACGGCGGTGGAAAATCCACCCTGCTGCGGTTGATCCTGGGGCTTCTTAAACCCGATAGAGGTAAAATTCGGGTGCTGGGAGACCGCCCCGGAAAAAATACCCAGGCCCTGGGATATGTGCCCCAGAATGTCCATATCAACGGGCATTTTCCCATTACGGCCCTGGATGTGGTGCTCATGGGATGCCTGGGAAGAGGCGGGCGTTTTGGACAGGCCAGGCGGACCCGAAAAGAGTGTGAAAAAGATGGGTTGGTCACCTTGGAGCGACTGGGTATGGGCAGATACGCCCGTAAAAAAATCGGGGAACTGTCCGGCGGGCAGCGCCAGCGGGTATTCATTGCCCGGTCTTTGATGAGCCAGCCCCGCCTGTTGTTTCTTGATGAACCGACTGCCAGCATTGATTCAAGGGGCCAGGAAGAGTTTTTAACCTTGCTTGAAATCCTGAATAAGGATGTTGCCATTGTGGTGGTCACCCATGATCTGTTTGCCGTGTCCCGATATGTTAAATCCGTGGCCTGTGTCAATCACGGGCTGCATTATCACTCCCAGGAGGAGATTAAAGGGCAGATGCTTGAAACCATGTATGAATGCTCGGTGGAAGATACATGCCGGATGCAGGTGCTAAGCCAGGTCCTTCCCGGGACAAGCGCTGTCAATAAAGGGGGTGCAGATGGAAATCCTTAA
- a CDS encoding metal ABC transporter permease gives MEILKYEFMRHALAAGLLTSIICGIMGTLVVVNRIVFLSGGIAHAAYGGIGMAFYFNWPVIPSTMGFSLGASLVMAAVTLNNRERADTVIGVIWAVGMAFGIILVDLTPGYNVDLMSYLFGSILTVPGSDLVIMGIIGTLILFLVIFFYKELMAVSYDEEFAGLRGLPVRGIYFSLIAMLGLTVVMVIQVVGLIMVIALLTIPPFMVEKHARSLGTMMVGSSLLGACFTMAGLYLSYRFDLTSGAAIIMVAGTVFLVSLGMETLWSLMRRPVPHPVNIKR, from the coding sequence ATGGAAATCCTTAAATACGAATTTATGCGTCATGCCCTGGCCGCAGGGCTTTTGACCAGCATCATCTGCGGCATCATGGGCACCCTGGTGGTGGTGAACCGAATTGTGTTTTTATCCGGCGGCATTGCCCACGCCGCCTATGGCGGGATCGGCATGGCATTTTATTTCAACTGGCCGGTGATTCCGTCCACCATGGGGTTTTCCCTGGGTGCCTCCCTGGTCATGGCTGCCGTGACCCTGAACAACAGGGAACGGGCTGATACGGTGATCGGGGTCATCTGGGCTGTGGGTATGGCCTTCGGTATTATTCTGGTGGATTTGACCCCGGGGTATAATGTGGATTTGATGAGTTATCTTTTCGGCAGCATTCTCACCGTGCCCGGATCAGATCTGGTTATCATGGGTATTATCGGCACCTTGATTTTGTTTCTGGTCATCTTTTTCTATAAGGAGCTGATGGCGGTTTCCTACGACGAAGAATTTGCGGGGTTGCGGGGACTTCCGGTGCGCGGGATTTATTTTTCCCTGATTGCCATGCTTGGGCTTACCGTGGTCATGGTGATTCAGGTGGTGGGCCTGATCATGGTGATTGCCCTGCTCACCATCCCGCCGTTTATGGTGGAAAAACATGCCAGGTCCTTAGGGACCATGATGGTCGGTTCAAGCTTGCTGGGCGCCTGTTTCACCATGGCGGGGCTTTACCTGTCATATCGGTTTGACCTGACCTCCGGGGCTGCCATTATCATGGTGGCCGGCACCGTATTTCTGGTCTCGCTGGGTATGGAAACGCTCTGGAGTCTGATGCGCAGACCGGTTCCGCATCCCGTAAATATAAAAAGGTAA
- a CDS encoding Fur family transcriptional regulator: protein MCLHCNYKKLLEDAGLASTPNRLRVLEVIGGNNFPLSAADIHETLERSDHINRVTVYRILDLLVEKQIVDRIATGGRAAYYGMAPNAQHPPHPHFYCTQCGRMDCLTPETVNIDFHTFENTFPGRIDKFELRLDGICRNCLKKKE from the coding sequence ATGTGCCTTCACTGTAATTACAAAAAACTGCTTGAAGATGCGGGCTTGGCATCCACCCCCAACCGGCTGCGGGTACTGGAAGTGATCGGCGGTAATAATTTCCCTTTGTCTGCGGCAGATATCCACGAAACCCTTGAAAGATCTGACCACATCAACCGGGTGACCGTATACCGTATTCTGGATCTGCTGGTGGAAAAACAGATTGTGGACCGCATCGCCACGGGTGGCCGGGCGGCCTACTACGGTATGGCCCCCAATGCCCAGCACCCGCCCCACCCCCATTTTTACTGCACCCAATGCGGACGTATGGACTGCCTGACACCCGAAACCGTGAATATTGATTTCCACACCTTTGAAAATACCTTCCCGGGCCGTATAGATAAGTTTGAGTTGCGCCTTGATGGCATTTGCAGAAATTGCCTTAAAAAGAAGGAGTAG